One segment of Capnocytophaga sp. oral taxon 878 DNA contains the following:
- a CDS encoding BT_3928 family protein, with the protein MKYIINFLRVLVGVTFIVSGLIKLNDPLGFSFKLEDYFAAEVLGMPFLVPFALVLAVVVCVFEVVLGVALLVGYKKNLTLWLLTLMMVFFGFLTFYSAYFNKVTDCGCFGDAIKFTPWQSFTKDVVLLALTLIVWWGKKYVHPITKGKLPVIIVVGSVLLCLGFSHYVYNHLPVVDFRPYKIGANIPEGLAQPMKNFTYHWTVKLDGKVQQITNSGQVPKDSKGEYAKDIIEVTTEAPAPLMHDFYIQDEFRADYLDEFMGDEKLLMVMMYRVDRANLEALKEIKKVTDKALKAGYTVIGLTSSLSEAQKVAKDYELNFDFYYNDATTLKTVIRSNPGLVVLSKGTILDKKHYNDADKLKIEN; encoded by the coding sequence ATGAAATATATTATTAATTTTCTTCGAGTGCTAGTGGGGGTGACTTTTATTGTTAGCGGGCTTATAAAGCTGAATGACCCATTAGGATTTTCGTTTAAATTAGAAGATTATTTTGCTGCTGAAGTGCTTGGTATGCCTTTTTTGGTGCCTTTTGCTTTGGTGTTGGCAGTAGTGGTATGCGTATTTGAGGTGGTTTTGGGTGTGGCCTTGCTGGTAGGTTACAAGAAGAATCTTACGCTTTGGCTGCTTACCTTAATGATGGTATTTTTTGGGTTTCTTACCTTCTATTCGGCTTATTTTAATAAGGTTACAGACTGTGGTTGTTTTGGGGATGCTATTAAATTTACTCCTTGGCAGTCATTCACGAAAGATGTGGTGCTACTGGCCCTTACGCTTATAGTGTGGTGGGGCAAGAAGTATGTGCATCCTATTACTAAAGGTAAATTGCCTGTGATTATAGTGGTAGGCTCGGTACTATTATGCTTAGGGTTTTCACATTATGTGTACAACCATTTGCCTGTTGTAGATTTTCGTCCGTATAAAATAGGGGCTAATATTCCTGAGGGATTGGCTCAGCCTATGAAGAACTTTACTTACCATTGGACAGTGAAATTAGATGGTAAAGTACAGCAAATTACTAATAGCGGACAAGTGCCCAAGGATAGCAAAGGGGAATACGCTAAGGATATAATAGAGGTAACTACAGAGGCGCCTGCACCGCTTATGCATGATTTTTATATTCAGGATGAGTTTAGAGCTGATTATCTGGACGAGTTTATGGGTGATGAAAAACTGCTAATGGTGATGATGTATAGAGTGGATAGGGCAAATTTGGAGGCTTTGAAGGAAATTAAAAAGGTAACTGATAAGGCCTTGAAGGCGGGGTATACGGTTATTGGGCTTACTTCTTCATTATCTGAAGCCCAAAAAGTAGCTAAAGATTATGAACTGAACTTTGATTTTTACTACAATGATGCTACTACTTTAAAGACTGTTATTCGTTCAAATCCTGGATTGGTAGTGCTTTCTAAAGGGACTATTTTGGATAAAAAGCATTACAATGATGCGGATAAATTAAAAATTGAGAATTAA
- a CDS encoding site-specific tyrosine recombinase, protein MTWHQANQDFQHYLRLQRGLAENTAISYGLDVEKLINYLQKYNITETPLTIVEDTLRQFVYEVGKDLNARSQARLISSLKGFFKFIMYEKGREDFPMDLIDTPKIGVKLPDTLSLEEIDAMLAAIDLSTDEGHRNKAIIETLYACGLRVSELISLRLSDLFFDEDFIRVMGKGSKQRLVPIEKYTQKQISYYIEHQRKQLKIAKGHEDYVFLNRRGRQLTRAMIFTIVRRTAEDVGLKKTISPHTFRHSFATHLLENGANLRAIQLMLGHENITTTEVYVHVDRSYLREALEKFHPRQKMSFTQ, encoded by the coding sequence ATGACGTGGCATCAGGCGAATCAAGATTTTCAGCATTACTTGCGATTACAGAGGGGATTGGCTGAGAATACGGCTATTTCATACGGATTGGATGTTGAAAAGCTTATTAATTATCTGCAAAAATACAATATTACCGAAACACCCCTTACCATAGTGGAGGATACCCTGCGACAGTTTGTGTATGAAGTGGGGAAAGACCTTAATGCGCGTTCGCAGGCACGCCTTATATCGTCGCTTAAAGGATTTTTTAAGTTTATAATGTATGAGAAGGGGCGTGAGGACTTCCCTATGGATTTGATAGACACTCCTAAAATAGGAGTTAAATTACCTGATACCCTTTCATTAGAAGAGATAGATGCGATGCTGGCTGCTATAGACCTTAGTACTGATGAGGGACATAGGAATAAGGCTATAATAGAGACTTTGTATGCTTGTGGGTTACGGGTATCGGAGCTTATTTCATTACGCTTGTCGGATTTGTTTTTTGATGAGGATTTTATAAGGGTGATGGGGAAGGGTAGTAAGCAGCGTTTGGTACCTATTGAAAAATATACACAAAAACAGATTTCATACTATATAGAACATCAGCGGAAACAGCTGAAAATAGCCAAAGGACACGAAGATTATGTGTTTTTAAACCGAAGGGGCAGGCAACTTACGCGGGCAATGATATTCACTATAGTGAGGCGTACTGCTGAGGATGTAGGATTGAAGAAGACTATAAGTCCGCATACGTTTAGGCATTCATTTGCGACCCATTTGTTAGAGAATGGGGCTAATTTGCGAGCAATACAATTGATGTTGGGGCACGAGAATATTACTACTACAGAAGTATATGTGCACGTAGATAGAAGTTATTTGAGGGAGGCATTGGAGAAGTTCCATCCTCGCCAGAAGATGAGCTTTACCCAATAG
- a CDS encoding PUR family DNA/RNA-binding protein, translating into MEEEKDFLDNEEIFSKVLRAGRRTYFFDVRATRANDYYLTITESKKFTHDDGSFHYKKHKIYLYKEDFELFKDILAETTSYVFDERGEEVISERHQKDYKRELYDERLDSPEPQKAAFRSLNFDDL; encoded by the coding sequence ATGGAAGAAGAAAAGGACTTTTTAGACAATGAAGAAATTTTTTCTAAAGTTTTAAGAGCCGGAAGGCGTACTTACTTTTTCGATGTAAGAGCTACACGCGCTAACGATTATTACCTTACCATTACCGAAAGTAAGAAATTCACTCACGATGATGGCTCTTTTCACTACAAAAAACACAAAATCTATCTCTACAAAGAAGATTTTGAACTATTCAAAGACATTTTAGCCGAAACGACAAGCTATGTATTCGATGAACGCGGCGAAGAAGTCATTTCCGAACGTCACCAAAAAGACTACAAACGCGAACTATACGACGAACGTCTTGATAGTCCAGAACCACAAAAGGCAGCTTTCCGCTCCCTTAATTTCGACGACTTATAA
- the tpx gene encoding thiol peroxidase, which produces MANITFHGQAAHTAGELPKVGSVASDFSAVKNDLAEVKLSDFRGKKVILNIFPSVDTGVCAASVRRFHVEAAKVENVAILCISKDLPFALTRFCAAEGIDNLTMLSDFRGDFEKHYPIAFTDSVLKGLLSRSIVVVNEQGEVVYTEQVAETTEEPNYGKALEAVK; this is translated from the coding sequence ATGGCAAACATTACATTTCATGGGCAGGCTGCCCATACGGCTGGTGAGCTTCCTAAAGTAGGGAGTGTGGCTTCTGATTTTTCGGCTGTTAAAAACGATTTGGCTGAAGTTAAACTTTCTGACTTTAGAGGGAAGAAGGTTATTTTGAATATTTTCCCGAGTGTAGATACTGGGGTGTGTGCGGCATCGGTGCGTAGATTTCATGTGGAGGCGGCGAAGGTAGAGAATGTGGCGATACTTTGTATTTCTAAGGATCTTCCGTTTGCTTTGACTCGTTTTTGTGCTGCTGAGGGTATTGATAATCTTACGATGTTATCGGATTTTCGTGGTGACTTCGAGAAGCATTATCCTATTGCTTTTACTGATAGCGTGCTAAAGGGCTTGTTATCACGTAGTATAGTGGTGGTGAATGAGCAAGGAGAGGTGGTGTACACTGAACAGGTGGCTGAAACTACTGAAGAACCTAATTACGGAAAGGCTTTAGAAGCGGTTAAGTAA
- a CDS encoding DNA translocase FtsK, translating into MAKKQGNRDNKEKAKSKEAQKMKKKDPNRAKKRRLVIGVFLIFLAFCLLASFLSFFFSWQADQSVYDALAARDVSVENIMSKVGAYLGQLFVYKGFGIGVFILVWLIFLTGVKVVFNFKMPLINRWYWGTLLMVFVSTFFGFVEGKATIMAGVTGYEINHWLQDYLGKIGTLLVLLFFGLTYAIVKWNLTPEKVMAAFESVSAKLKSKGSDEDDEDEDIDVKPIEAVVPVSEIEKAEEGAADVETIINIPQGENDKLDPFTHKKEIPFLDGKGELEITNITEEDTPPLTITPIVPPAMVDPETLAQQLVENYGEYDPRLDLSDYKFPTVELLNEPKDKGIVINEEELKENNDTIIKTLADYKIEISRIKATVGPTVTLYEIVPVAGTRIAQIKRLEDDIALSLAALGIRIIAPIPGKGTIGIEVPNKKPTTVYMRTMITAQKFQNAEMELPIAFGKTISNETFVADLTKMPHLLMAGATGQGKSVGINVVLTSLLYKKHPAEVKFVLVDPKKVELSIFERIERHFLAKLPDSEDAIITDTKKVVNTLNSLCIEMDNRYELLKNAQVRNIKEYNVKFKNRMLNPNEGHRFLPYIVLVVDEFADLIMTAGKEVELPIARLAQLARAIGIHLIIATQRPSVNVITGIIKANFPARIAFKVTSKIDSKTILDGSGAEQLIGRGDMLYSQGNEPVRIQCAFVDTPEVQHITEFIGAQRAYPDAYLLPEYVGPDSEPTDLDFDPSERDPMFREAAEVVVNAQQGSASLLQRKLKLGYNRAGRLIDQLEHAGVVGPFEGSKARQVLIQDIVSLDRLLGNE; encoded by the coding sequence ATGGCAAAGAAACAAGGTAATAGAGATAATAAGGAGAAGGCTAAGAGTAAAGAAGCCCAAAAGATGAAGAAAAAAGACCCTAATAGGGCTAAGAAACGCCGTTTGGTGATTGGGGTTTTCTTGATATTTTTGGCCTTTTGTTTGTTGGCTTCGTTTCTGTCATTCTTTTTTTCATGGCAGGCAGACCAAAGTGTGTATGATGCTCTTGCTGCTCGGGATGTATCGGTAGAGAATATAATGAGTAAGGTAGGTGCCTATTTGGGTCAGTTATTTGTGTATAAGGGCTTTGGTATTGGTGTTTTTATCTTGGTGTGGCTTATTTTTTTGACGGGGGTTAAAGTGGTGTTTAATTTTAAAATGCCGCTAATAAACCGTTGGTATTGGGGTACGTTACTAATGGTGTTTGTGTCTACTTTTTTTGGTTTTGTGGAGGGTAAGGCTACTATTATGGCAGGTGTGACGGGGTATGAGATAAACCATTGGTTACAGGACTATTTGGGAAAGATAGGCACTTTGCTGGTATTGTTGTTTTTTGGTTTGACCTACGCAATAGTGAAGTGGAATTTGACCCCTGAGAAGGTTATGGCTGCTTTTGAAAGTGTTTCGGCTAAGCTGAAAAGTAAAGGCAGTGATGAGGATGATGAGGATGAAGATATTGATGTGAAACCTATAGAGGCGGTGGTGCCTGTTTCGGAAATAGAAAAGGCAGAGGAGGGGGCTGCTGATGTGGAAACGATAATTAATATCCCACAAGGGGAAAATGATAAATTAGACCCTTTTACACATAAGAAAGAGATTCCTTTTTTGGATGGCAAAGGAGAATTAGAGATTACTAATATTACGGAAGAAGATACGCCGCCACTGACGATAACCCCAATAGTGCCACCGGCAATGGTAGACCCTGAGACATTGGCGCAACAGTTGGTGGAGAATTACGGTGAATACGACCCAAGATTAGACCTGAGTGATTATAAATTCCCTACTGTAGAGTTGCTGAATGAGCCTAAGGATAAAGGTATTGTTATCAATGAAGAAGAGCTTAAAGAGAATAATGATACGATTATCAAGACGTTGGCTGATTATAAGATTGAGATTTCAAGGATTAAAGCGACAGTAGGCCCAACGGTTACCTTATACGAGATAGTGCCTGTAGCGGGTACGCGTATAGCACAAATTAAGCGTTTGGAGGATGATATAGCGCTGTCATTGGCGGCACTTGGTATCCGGATTATTGCGCCTATACCAGGTAAAGGAACGATAGGGATTGAAGTGCCTAACAAAAAGCCTACGACGGTGTATATGCGCACGATGATTACTGCGCAAAAGTTTCAGAATGCAGAGATGGAACTGCCAATAGCCTTTGGTAAGACCATCAGTAATGAAACTTTTGTGGCTGACCTTACTAAGATGCCTCACTTGCTAATGGCAGGGGCAACAGGGCAAGGTAAATCGGTAGGGATTAATGTGGTACTCACCTCATTACTTTATAAAAAACACCCTGCTGAGGTGAAATTTGTATTGGTAGACCCTAAAAAGGTTGAGCTGTCTATTTTTGAGCGTATAGAACGCCATTTCCTTGCTAAACTTCCTGATAGTGAAGATGCTATTATTACCGATACTAAGAAAGTGGTGAATACGCTCAACTCCCTCTGTATAGAGATGGATAACCGTTATGAATTGCTGAAAAATGCGCAGGTGCGGAATATTAAGGAGTACAATGTGAAGTTCAAAAACAGGATGCTAAATCCTAATGAAGGGCACCGATTTCTACCGTATATAGTGCTGGTAGTAGATGAGTTTGCGGACTTGATAATGACAGCAGGTAAGGAGGTAGAGCTACCTATCGCGAGATTGGCACAGCTGGCGCGTGCTATTGGTATACACCTGATAATAGCGACCCAAAGACCTTCGGTGAATGTGATTACAGGTATTATTAAAGCTAACTTCCCAGCACGTATAGCGTTTAAAGTGACTTCTAAAATAGATTCTAAAACTATTTTGGATGGCTCGGGAGCAGAGCAATTGATAGGTAGGGGAGATATGCTTTACTCACAAGGTAATGAGCCTGTACGCATACAGTGTGCTTTTGTAGACACGCCTGAGGTACAACATATTACTGAGTTTATAGGAGCGCAACGAGCATATCCAGATGCTTATCTGTTACCTGAATATGTGGGTCCAGATAGTGAGCCAACGGATTTGGATTTTGACCCTTCGGAACGCGATCCTATGTTCCGTGAAGCTGCGGAAGTGGTAGTGAATGCCCAACAAGGATCGGCATCGCTTTTGCAACGGAAACTCAAATTAGGTTATAACCGCGCAGGTCGCCTTATTGACCAATTAGAACACGCAGGAGTAGTAGGACCTTTTGAGGGTAGTAAAGCGAGACAGGTGCTTATTCAAGATATAGTGAGCTTAGATAGATTGTTAGGCAATGAATAA
- a CDS encoding GIN domain-containing protein gives MKNIILSIGFILVSALLSAQNVLEASGERSTQKISVPKYTKIAIDEKLDVTLVNEKNDHIYIDADDAIHPIIKTTVEQGTLKVALVFPKGVNMVQTGGIRVKIPVKGTEELQMKMGTLLANETIKLSSYKISLEYLSELNLDLNIQELDLKISSCRKGYLQLNCKNLTFDAGSLRGLAITGNAENVTFVSNAIVDLQAYDLKIQDATFNTSAILKAKLYIEGSIQGKPSGIFELKYKGNAINRIESNPMVKIIKEEKE, from the coding sequence ATGAAAAACATTATTTTATCAATAGGATTTATACTTGTGAGCGCTTTGCTAAGTGCACAGAATGTATTGGAAGCATCGGGAGAGAGAAGTACGCAAAAAATAAGTGTACCTAAATATACTAAAATAGCTATTGATGAGAAGCTAGATGTAACACTTGTGAATGAAAAAAATGACCATATTTATATTGATGCGGATGATGCTATTCATCCTATTATTAAAACAACAGTAGAGCAAGGAACTTTAAAGGTAGCTTTGGTTTTTCCTAAAGGAGTGAATATGGTGCAAACAGGAGGAATTAGAGTTAAAATACCTGTGAAAGGTACAGAAGAGTTACAGATGAAAATGGGTACCCTATTGGCTAACGAAACTATTAAACTCTCCTCATACAAAATAAGCCTTGAATATCTTTCAGAACTTAATTTAGATTTGAATATACAGGAGCTAGATCTTAAAATAAGTAGTTGTAGAAAAGGATATTTGCAACTTAACTGCAAAAACCTTACTTTTGATGCAGGTTCTCTTAGAGGTTTGGCTATTACTGGAAATGCTGAGAATGTGACTTTTGTATCAAATGCAATAGTTGATTTGCAGGCATACGATTTGAAAATACAAGATGCTACTTTTAATACTTCAGCAATACTAAAAGCTAAATTATATATTGAAGGAAGTATACAAGGGAAACCAAGTGGTATTTTTGAATTAAAATATAAAGGGAATGCTATTAACCGCATAGAATCCAACCCTATGGTTAAGATTATAAAAGAAGAAAAAGAATGA
- a CDS encoding aspartate aminotransferase family protein, with protein sequence MTQEQDFLKYQAPTSPYPRLLEVERAEGSYIYTTDGRRYLDFVAGVSACTLGHCHPAVVKAIQEQCATYMHVMVYGEYIQKPAVDFCKLLSEQLPPELNTTYLVNSGTEAIEGSVKLAKRATGRTQLIAAKNAYHGNTQGSMSLMGYEERKRAYRPLIPDVDFIEFNNEADILKITERTAGVVLESIQGGAGFIEPQNDYLIKVKRRCEEVGALLIIDEIQPGFGRTGKLFGFQNYGFTPDIIAIGKGMASGMPVGAFVSSYERMQLLAHSPKMGHITTFGGNPVIAAASLATLNTLLTTDLMAQTLEKEKLFRKYLQHPLIESVNGRGLMLAIIVKTAEIADFVVNYCQDRGLIVYWLLFEHRAVRLSPPLTLSETEIKEGCDIIIEALNQVKN encoded by the coding sequence ATGACACAAGAACAAGACTTTCTAAAATATCAAGCACCTACCTCACCTTATCCGCGATTGTTGGAGGTAGAACGTGCCGAGGGGAGCTATATCTACACTACCGATGGCAGGCGTTATTTAGATTTTGTGGCAGGCGTATCTGCTTGCACTTTGGGGCATTGTCATCCTGCGGTAGTGAAGGCTATACAAGAGCAATGTGCTACCTATATGCACGTAATGGTATATGGCGAGTATATACAAAAACCAGCGGTAGATTTCTGTAAACTTCTTTCCGAGCAGTTACCACCAGAGCTCAATACCACCTATTTGGTAAACTCCGGTACGGAAGCTATTGAGGGCTCAGTAAAATTAGCCAAACGTGCTACGGGGCGCACCCAACTCATAGCTGCCAAAAATGCCTATCACGGCAATACACAAGGCTCAATGAGCCTTATGGGTTATGAAGAACGCAAACGCGCCTACCGCCCTCTTATCCCCGATGTTGATTTTATAGAGTTCAATAATGAAGCCGATATCCTTAAAATTACTGAGCGTACCGCAGGGGTAGTCTTAGAAAGTATACAAGGAGGAGCAGGCTTTATTGAGCCTCAAAATGATTATCTCATCAAGGTAAAACGCCGTTGCGAAGAAGTAGGCGCCCTGCTCATCATCGATGAGATACAACCTGGCTTCGGGCGTACTGGTAAGCTCTTTGGCTTTCAAAACTACGGATTTACTCCTGATATTATTGCCATAGGCAAGGGTATGGCAAGTGGTATGCCGGTAGGGGCATTCGTATCGTCGTATGAGCGTATGCAGCTCTTGGCACATAGTCCTAAAATGGGGCATATCACTACCTTTGGAGGCAATCCCGTGATAGCAGCAGCCTCTTTGGCAACCCTAAATACCCTTCTTACTACCGATTTGATGGCTCAAACCTTGGAGAAAGAAAAACTCTTCCGCAAGTATTTGCAGCACCCTCTTATTGAAAGCGTGAATGGTCGAGGATTGATGTTAGCCATCATCGTGAAAACTGCCGAAATTGCCGACTTTGTAGTCAATTATTGTCAAGATAGAGGACTAATAGTGTACTGGCTGCTCTTTGAACACCGTGCGGTACGCCTCTCGCCTCCTCTTACCCTTTCTGAAACCGAGATTAAAGAAGGTTGCGATATTATTATTGAAGCCCTCAATCAAGTAAAAAACTAA
- a CDS encoding sensor histidine kinase — MKFLTHIASWVVVCILPALIFISEGNQRFEEALYRSVMSLPFLMFLFYSCYYWLIDKLWFKKRYLLFVLMVAALILCASYSKYELFSYFDLHKGKRRMPPFHAFMYFDFLSNLLPVVFAMAIRYAQRNFSLEIAQKEVKAQKLQADLTQLKYQLQPHFFFNALNNIYSLIAFDPQKAQQSVHSLSKLMRHFMQNSDQKQISLAEEVDFLQQYISLMQLRLTDKTTVRVDFPKQVPQLTIAPLLFISLVENAFKHGVSATEATTLSFSLHIEGDKIVFRSENTIIAASESLYSSGIGIDNLKKRLQLLYPEKHQYDIEEKDGKYVVLLVILAV, encoded by the coding sequence ATGAAATTTTTAACACACATAGCCTCTTGGGTAGTGGTTTGCATTTTGCCTGCCCTTATCTTTATCTCCGAAGGCAATCAACGCTTTGAGGAGGCGCTTTACCGTTCGGTAATGTCCTTGCCTTTTTTAATGTTTTTGTTCTACAGTTGTTACTATTGGCTTATTGATAAGTTGTGGTTTAAAAAACGATATTTGCTTTTTGTTTTGATGGTAGCGGCACTGATTTTATGTGCTTCATACAGCAAATATGAGCTTTTTTCGTACTTCGACCTTCACAAGGGTAAACGCCGAATGCCTCCTTTCCACGCTTTTATGTATTTTGATTTTCTGTCGAATTTATTGCCAGTAGTTTTTGCTATGGCAATACGCTATGCACAGCGCAACTTTTCTTTGGAAATCGCTCAAAAAGAAGTAAAAGCTCAGAAGCTACAAGCCGACCTTACCCAACTGAAATACCAACTGCAACCACACTTCTTTTTCAATGCGCTGAACAATATCTATTCGCTTATAGCCTTTGACCCACAAAAGGCACAACAGAGCGTGCATAGCCTTAGCAAACTGATGCGTCATTTTATGCAAAACAGTGACCAAAAACAGATTAGCCTTGCCGAGGAAGTGGATTTCTTACAGCAGTACATTAGCCTAATGCAGTTGCGCCTCACCGATAAAACTACGGTGCGAGTAGATTTCCCAAAACAAGTGCCACAGCTCACCATAGCGCCTTTGCTGTTCATCAGTTTGGTAGAGAATGCTTTTAAACACGGGGTGTCGGCAACAGAGGCTACTACTCTTAGTTTTTCATTACATATTGAGGGAGATAAGATTGTTTTTAGGAGCGAAAATACAATTATTGCTGCCAGTGAGAGTCTTTATAGTTCGGGTATTGGCATTGATAATTTAAAGAAACGCTTGCAGCTTCTGTACCCTGAAAAGCACCAATATGACATTGAAGAGAAGGATGGGAAATACGTTGTTCTGTTGGTAATTTTAGCTGTTTAG
- a CDS encoding succinylglutamate-semialdehyde dehydrogenase, with protein MKITLPPYATAEDLQKCMVIVREILDSKAITINEDYCQALALEVMGISYAKGGDYSPEIIKSFAEGYLKIVGI; from the coding sequence ATGAAAATAACTTTACCTCCCTATGCTACCGCAGAAGACCTGCAAAAATGTATGGTTATTGTTAGAGAAATATTAGATAGCAAAGCCATCACTATTAATGAGGATTACTGTCAAGCCTTGGCTTTAGAAGTTATGGGTATTTCTTATGCCAAAGGAGGAGACTATTCCCCTGAAATTATCAAGAGTTTTGCCGAAGGTTATTTAAAAATAGTAGGAATATGA
- a CDS encoding ABC transporter permease has protein sequence MNIQNLFKIAWRALLLNKTRAMLTMLGIIIGVGSVITMLAIGEGSKKSIKENISKMGTNMLNIRPGAGMMGGVRMSMSDMQSLKMTDYEALKKEGTLLKYVSPVVSGNGQSIAGGNNWPTSIYGVNTEYLPIREWSVAEGSMFGEDEITNFSKVAVIGQTVAKNLFTNGENPIGQTIRFKNIPFKVIGVLTKKGESNFGQDQDDVIIAPYTTVQKRILAQTFLQSIVASVIDESQSENAVNQVKKILEGTHNLSATQENDFNVFSQQELISTFSSTSEMLTILLVAIASISLIVGGIGIMNIMYVSVKERTKEIGLRMAIGAKGKDILAQFLIESVLISITGGVLGVIIGLLATVGVSLFIGWPVSITLYSIVISFLVCTITGVFFGWYPARKAAELEPISALRYE, from the coding sequence ATGAATATACAGAATCTTTTTAAAATAGCGTGGCGTGCCCTTTTGCTTAACAAAACAAGGGCTATGCTTACAATGCTGGGCATCATTATTGGGGTAGGCTCAGTGATAACCATGCTTGCCATTGGCGAGGGCTCTAAAAAGAGTATCAAGGAAAATATTTCTAAAATGGGTACCAATATGCTCAATATCCGCCCAGGGGCAGGTATGATGGGTGGGGTGCGTATGAGTATGAGCGATATGCAATCGCTGAAAATGACGGATTACGAAGCCCTTAAAAAAGAAGGTACCTTACTGAAATACGTGTCGCCGGTAGTGAGTGGCAACGGACAAAGTATAGCTGGGGGCAATAACTGGCCTACCTCTATCTACGGGGTGAATACCGAATACTTGCCCATACGCGAGTGGAGTGTAGCTGAAGGGAGTATGTTTGGTGAAGATGAGATTACTAATTTTTCTAAGGTAGCTGTTATAGGGCAAACAGTGGCTAAGAACCTCTTCACTAATGGCGAAAACCCTATTGGGCAAACCATACGCTTTAAGAATATTCCTTTTAAAGTGATTGGCGTACTTACCAAAAAAGGAGAGAGCAACTTTGGTCAAGACCAAGACGATGTAATTATCGCTCCTTATACTACGGTACAAAAGCGTATTTTGGCGCAAACATTCTTACAGAGTATTGTGGCTTCGGTAATAGATGAAAGTCAGTCGGAGAATGCAGTAAACCAAGTAAAGAAGATTTTGGAGGGCACGCATAACCTTTCGGCTACACAAGAGAATGATTTCAATGTGTTTTCACAACAAGAGCTCATCAGTACGTTTAGCTCTACCAGCGAGATGCTCACTATTTTATTGGTAGCTATTGCCAGCATTTCGCTTATTGTGGGCGGTATAGGCATTATGAACATTATGTACGTATCGGTAAAAGAGCGCACTAAGGAAATAGGCTTGCGTATGGCTATTGGGGCTAAGGGCAAGGATATTTTGGCGCAGTTCCTCATCGAATCGGTGCTTATTAGCATTACTGGAGGGGTATTAGGGGTAATCATTGGCTTATTAGCTACTGTAGGCGTATCGCTGTTTATAGGCTGGCCTGTGAGTATCACCTTATATTCTATTGTAATATCTTTCTTAGTATGTACCATTACAGGGGTGTTCTTCGGTTGGTATCCTGCTCGCAAAGCAGCCGAGTTAGAACCTATTAGCGCCCTCAGATACGAATAG
- a CDS encoding SH3 domain-containing protein, whose amino-acid sequence MKHLLILFFLLTTNAFAQGPFGDYAVVKDKDGYVNIRAEESVKSKIVGTLPNNTLVYNLFDTTQDETGEEIFFNWLYVDKGYVHKSRLKKIYEFPSIGKGKEKETENSITIAEKGISVTISTQKFDKTKHKITKKKHKYYEELIIDGKSAQGTDTSFIPENHYKSIIVTINGKNVSIPKSAYDDLYQVWVHPYNNEVYYDKEDDVLYIFVRCGDGAEAYKVCWQIVKGEYKTRIIGETF is encoded by the coding sequence ATGAAACACTTACTTATTTTATTTTTCCTCCTCACGACCAATGCCTTTGCACAAGGTCCTTTTGGAGATTATGCCGTAGTAAAAGACAAAGACGGCTATGTAAACATTCGCGCTGAAGAAAGCGTAAAAAGCAAAATTGTAGGCACTTTGCCTAACAACACGCTTGTATATAATTTATTTGATACTACACAAGATGAAACCGGTGAAGAGATATTTTTTAATTGGTTGTATGTAGATAAAGGGTATGTACATAAAAGTCGCCTGAAGAAGATATACGAATTTCCTTCTATTGGCAAAGGTAAAGAGAAAGAAACAGAGAATAGTATCACCATTGCTGAAAAGGGCATTAGCGTTACTATTAGTACTCAAAAGTTTGATAAAACCAAACATAAGATTACCAAGAAAAAACATAAATATTACGAGGAGTTAATCATTGATGGTAAGAGTGCTCAAGGTACGGACACTTCCTTTATACCTGAAAACCACTACAAGAGTATCATTGTAACTATCAACGGCAAAAACGTATCTATCCCTAAAAGTGCTTATGATGATTTGTACCAAGTATGGGTACATCCGTATAATAATGAGGTATATTATGATAAAGAAGACGATGTACTCTATATCTTTGTTCGCTGTGGTGATGGTGCTGAGGCTTACAAAGTATGTTGGCAAATAGTAAAAGGTGAGTATAAAACCCGTATTATAGGAGAAACTTTCTAG